The DNA segment TCTCGCTCGAGGTGGAGTCCCTGCCCCCGGAGACGCGGCTGAAAGAGCGCATCATGTTGGGGCTCCGCCTCGCCGAGGGCTTCGACCTCGACGCCGCCGCCGCGGAGGTCGGCGCCGAGGGCTTCACGCCGGAGCGCGAGCGCGCGATCGCGCGATCGGTGGCGCGCGGTCGCCTGATGCGCGAGGGCACGCGGCTCTCGATCCCCCGGGCGGCGTGGCTCTTCACGGACGACACCGCGGCGCGGCTCTTCTGACCGGCCCCGGAGCCAGCGCCCGCCCCGGCGTGCGGTGTGCTATGGGGAGCGCCCGCCACGACCCGATCCGAGGAAGTCATGCCCAAGCAAGAGCGCGCCGAGCGCCCCCGCAAGAAGCCGGTGCGCCGCAACAAACCGAAGAAGCCGGAGGACACCAAGGTGCCGGCCTTCGACCCCACGACGGGCCCCGCCCTGCGCGGCCTGCGTGCCCTCGGCCACGCGCTCGACCCCGTGCTCGTCATCGGCAAGGACGGCCTCTCCGATGGCGTGGCCGACGCCTGCAAGGCCGCGCTCCTTCGCCACGAGCTCATCAAGGTGAAGGTGCTCGCCGAGGCCCCGGTCGACCGCAAAGAGGTGGCCGCCGAGCTCGCCGCCCTCACGGCCTCGACCTTGGCCCAGGTGCTCGGGCGCACGTTCTTGCTCTACAAGCGGCACCCCACGAAGCCCCGCGTGCGCGTCGATATCTGAGCGGTCCCGGCACGGAGAGGCGCCGGAGACGTGCGCGACCGCAAGCGGCCTGGTAGGGTCGACCCATGCGCTTCGCTACGTGCCTCCTCGTCTCGCTCCTCGCCGGCTCCGTTGCGTGCTCGGCCGAGCTCTCGGGCGACCCCGGCGATTCGAGCGATCCGAGCGGCGAGAGCCTCGAGGGGCTCACCGCGGAGGACGCCGAGGTGCGCGCCGAGCGGATCCTGCGCGAAGCGAACGCACGCCGCACCGACTTCGAGCCCGAGGAGAACGCCACACGCGCGGCCGCGTCCGAGGGCAGCGCGACGGCCGGCGGCCCCCTCCCGCTCGCGCCGGCGCAGATGGGTCAGGTCGGGCTCCGCACCCTCACCGACGACGCGAGGGCGGCGCTCGGCCTCGGCACCTGGGGTTTTCGCTTCGTCGTGGTCCCCGTGGGGGCGTCGGCACCGCGGCGCGTGCTCTCGGAGTCCGGCACGTCCACGAAGCTCATGGGCGCGTCCACGTTCAAGATGTTCACCGCGTGGACGGCGTTCAAGACGGGGTCCACCGGGCACAACACGCTGACCCTCATGCTGCGCGCGAGCAAGAACCCGCTCGCGAACCTCGCGATGTGCCAGAACGGCGAGAAGCTCCGCGGCTACGACGCGCCTTGCGTCGCGCGCACGAACGCGACCACGTCGATGCGCTTCAAGGACGCCATCCCGGCGACGCGGGCCCACCTGGTCGCGGAGAACGTCGCGTTCTCGAGCCTCTTCACCCAGCGCGACGGCTCCGGGCTCGACCCGGCCAACGTCCTCACGGTCGACGACCTCACGTCCCTCCTCGACGACATCAACACCGACGCCAAGCGCTCGGAATTCCTCAACATGTTGGCACAACCGGGGGTCGCCTCCACCCTCGAGACCCGCTTCCCTGGCCTCGAGGGGAAGCTCTTCGCCAAGACCGGCACCTACTTCGAGGACGGCGGGGGCGTGAAGTCGCTCGCCGGCATGGTGGACCTCGGCGGGGGCTCGACGCTGCTCTTCGTCGTGGTCGGCAACGGCGTCGGCGATCCGAAGAAGGCGCTCGACCGCATCGAGACCGTGGTCCGCTTGAACATCGCCGCGGCCTCGCCTCAGTAGCCGCGGCGCACGCGCCACGATCCGCGGCGAGCTGCCTTTTGACGCGGCCGGCGCCCGTGCGATGCTGTGACGCTATGCTGCTCGCGCCCCGCGCCTTCACGATCGGTCTCTTCGCGTTCGGCACTGCCCTCGCGTGCGGCGCGCCGACGCTCGCGGCCTGCGGGAGCACCCCGCGCCCCGAGAGCTTCGACCCACCGACCGAGGCCTCGGCGCCCCTCCCCACGGCCACGGTCCCGGCCCCGCCCACGCCGCCGTTCGTGCTCGACGCCGGCGCCGACGCCGACGCGGCGAAATTCGAGGCGTGCGCGAGCACCGCGGTGGAGGCGAAGCGCGACCCGCTCCCGGTCGACATCGTGTGGATCGTGGACAACTCCGCGAGCATGGCGCCCGCGGTGGCCGAGGTACAGGCGGGGCTCAACGCGTTCGCGGCCTTCGTGGGCACGAAGGGCCTCGACTACAAGATGGTGATGCTGTCGCTCCGTGGAGACGGGCCCACGACGATCGGCGGGCAGTTGCTCTACCCGGTCTGCGTGCCGCCCCCGCTCGGCGGCGTCGACTGCGCGGACGGCCCGAATTTCCGTCACGCCAGCCTCAACGTGCTGAGCACGCAAATCTTCGAGCAAGTGCTCGGCACGCTCGACCAGACCAGCGGCTACGCGGTCGGCGCGACCCGCGGCGGAGAGCCGTGGGCCTCGTTCCTGCGCCCGAACGCCACCAAGAGCATCGTCGTGGTGAGCGACGACGACTCGCGGTTCCCGGCGCGCAGCTTCGAGATGTTCCCCGGCGGCCCGAACCCCTACACCACCGGCATCGTGCTCCCGCCGGGGCTGCTCCACCCCTCGCGCCGCGACGCGTGGAAGGGCTACGTGTTCCACGGCATCTTCGGGTGGGGCTCGACCCTCGACGACAGCATCCGCTGCGTCTACCCCGGAGGCAGCCGTCCCTCGTCGTCGGGTGCGGAGTACTCGCTCCTCGTCGCGAAGACCGGCGGCGTCCGCGCGCAGATCTGCGACGGAAGCGCCGCGTGGGGCCCGTTCTTCGACGCGGTCGCGACCGCCGTCCTCCGGACCGCCCGCGTGGCGTGCGAGCTCACCCTCCCCAAGCCGGAGGGCGGCGTGCTCGATCCGGGCCTCGTCAACGTGCGGGTCACCGACGGGTCGAAGCCGCCGCTCACCGTGCCCAAGGTGACCGACGTGGCCGCGTGCGGCGCCGGCGAGGGCTGGTACTACGACGCTGCGACCCCACCCACCAAGGTGACGCTCTGCCCCACGTCGTGCGAGAACGCCCAGGCCAAGCCGGGCGCGGGCGTGAACATCCCGAAGGTCGAGGTGCTCCTCGGCTGCAGCACGATCGCCCGCTAAATTTAGCCCGGAAAATTCGCGAGGTTCGGGCGACAGCGCAGCGCGCAGCGCGCAGCGCCCGCGGGGCGGCGGCGCTCTACAGCAGCAGCGCGTGGGGGTTGGGGCCGAAGGGGGTACCCGGGCACTTCACCGCGGCGGCGAGGGCCGCCCAGTGGGCGTCGACGTTGGGCGTGTTCGGGTTGAAGCGGGCGTTGCCGTCGCAGAGGAAGCTCGTCCCCTGCTTGACGTTCTTTCCGAACACCGCGGTGACCACGCCGTCGCCGTGATCGCCGTTGGGCACGCGGACGAAGTCGCCCGTGATGGCCACCACCACGTTGCGGTCGGGGAGGTTCAGCATGCGGGTCATGAACGTGCGCAGCGGCGTCATGCGGTCGTCGAACGAGCCGGCGCCGAGCAGGCGGTTGCGCGAGAAGAGCATGTTCTGCGAGACGCCGCCCGACACCTGGTGGAAGTCCCACCCGACGAAGCCCTGGTCGAACACCGAGATCACGTTCGACTGCGCGGCGCGGATCATCACCTCGGCGCCCGCCAGCTGCGACGCGAGGCTCTGCACGGTCGTCGCGCCATTTAGTCCGTAAGCTGTTGATATTTCTGGAAAAGTAACAGGCGGCGGCGCGGGCTTGTTGAGCGCGGCGATGCCCGCCTGGTACGCCTCGTTGACGCTGAGCAGGCTGCGCGGGTTCGCGTTGATCTGCGTCTGCGAGATCGCCTGCGACGACCCGAGCCCGGCGCCGGCGATCGCGCGGTCCGGGGCGGTGGGATCGGCGACGCCGGCGCCGAGCGCGCGGATCGCGCTCGCGAGATCGGTGACGCGCTGGAGAGAGACCGCGCCCGCGGCCGGCTGCGTGCGGTACGCGGGGTAGTCGCCGAGGTGCACCGCCTTGAGCGCCGAGTCGCCGCCCATCGCCGCGGCGAGCTGCGTGAGGTAGCTGCCCGTTCCACGACGGGTCATGGCGCGCTCGCCGCCACCGTTCGAGTTGTCGGGGGTCGTGTGGCTCGAGACACCGTGGCGCGCGCCGAGCGCGAACCAGTGCTGGTGCGCGAAGGCGGGCAGCGTGCCCATCGTGGCGCGGTCGCAGGTGACGCCGTTGCCGATGACCTGAATGTTGGTGCTGGTGAGCCCGAACTTGTTGCCCGTGACGAAGGGCATCGCGGCGCCGCCCAGCGCAGCGTTGAAGCCGCCCGGCAGGAAGATGAAGACGAGGTGGGAGGTCTCGCCCGCGGCGTGTGCGCTCGGCAGGAGCGGGCCGCCGAGCCGGGCGCCCGCGGCGACGCCGCCGAGGGCGAGGACGCCCTTCAAGAATCCGCGACGGGTGGGGTTGCGTGCGCTCATGTCGCCTCGGTCAGGTCAAGCGGTCAGTAGGTCAGGAAGCCGGTGGAGGTGAGCACGCTCGCGAAGACGTAGGCCCACTTGCGCTGCGGGTTCGTCTCCTTGTCGAGCTTCGTCGTGGCGAGCGCCACGCACTCGGTGATCTCGTTCGGCGAGGCCGCGCGGCTCCACGCCTTCGTCATGAACGCGCCGCACTCGGTCGCCGCCGTGGCGGCCGTGGGGGCGGCCGCGTATTTGGGATCGGCCTTCGCGTAGGCGAGCGCGCCCTCGAAGCTCACGGTGTAGAGCGTGGCGAGGCCCACGCCCGTCGCGCGGGGCTCCTCGTACCAGCGCGCAGGCGGCGTCTCGAACGAGCCCGATTCGGCGGCGAGTCCGGCGGGCGCGCGCCCGAGCACGCGGGTGAACTCGCCCGCGAGGACCGCGAACGGCTTGATGCGGCCGCGGTTCAGGCCGACGTTCTCGTTGACCCGCGCCGCCTCGAGGCCAGCGCCGTCGAAGCCCTTGTACGAGCGCCCCGGGGGCTTCTCGGTGCACTCGAGCGCGACAGGGGGGGGCTCGCCGCCGCCCGGGGTCGTGCTCGAGCCCGACGGGTTGGTCGCCGGCCCGCCGGGGCCACCCGCGGGCTGCCGAAGGAGCGTGTCGGCGTCGCCCCCGCTGCAGGCGGCGAGCCCCACCGCGACGCCGGCGAGACTGAGGGTCGCGGCGAGCAGCGGCGAGCGCGGCGCACCCGCGCGCCTCGTAGCGCGGGGGGTGGCGGGCGGCGGAGAGGAGTCGGAGTTTTTGGAGGTGGGCACCGGCGTTTCCTGTTCGCTTACTGACAAAACGAGGCGTCCTTCGCGATCACGGCGATGGCCGGGACCACGCTGCCCTTCGAGAGCTCGTCCACGCACTTGTCGAAGAGCGGGGCCTCGCACTGGTTCTCGGGGCGGCCGTAGAGAAACTTGTAGATCAAGCGGCACTGGCTGAACTTGAACGCGTCGGAGTCTACGAGGGTCGTGACGAGCTCGCGATCGTCGCGCAGCGTCTTGCCGAGGAGCGCGGTGGGCGCGACGGTGGTCGCGTCGAAGGTCACGGTGCCGTCGGCCGCGACGCGCTTCTGCGAGAGCACCGCGGCGGCCTTGTCGAGCGCGAACCACGACGTGAAGTGGCATCCCTCGCACGCCGCCGCCTGCCGCCCCGCGGCGGTGCGATCCTCGCCAGGCTTGGCCACCGACGCGGGGACCTCGAAGCCCGTCGTGTTGTGGATCATGTGGTACGCGGCGGAGAGGCGGATGCCCTTCTCCTCGTTGCCCGCGTACCGCACCATCCACGGGGTCGTGCGGAAGTACCCGAGGCCATTCGCGCTGGGCACGACGTCCAGCGCCCGGCGATCGGCCGTCGGCCGCACGTCGTACGCACCGACGAACAGGTCGCGCCACGGCTTGTTCTGCTCGAGCACGTAGCGCGCGAGGAAATAGATCGGATCATTCGTCGGGTCGGTCGTGGGGCCGCCGTTGAACGAGGCGTTCACGAAGCTCGCGAAGCGGTCACGGAACTCGGGCGTGGCGAGCATGGCGTCGACGCGGCTGGCCGGGTCGTCGGCGCCGAGCAGGGCCGCGTCCGGGCTCTTGCCGAGGAGCGTCACGGAGAGCCTCGTCGCGCACCGCTGGTTGCGCGCCGCGCGCCCCGGATCGTCGGCGTGGGCCACCCGGCCTGACAACGCAGGGATCGAGGCGAGAAGCAGCGCGCCAAGCGCGACGCCGGCGACGGGGGCGAGAACCGGGAACGCGAGAGCGAGTGCGCGGCTTCGTTTCATGGGGCCCTTTGGGCGTACGTGAGCCGGTCACGCCGCGCAAGGTGAGGTCGCCCGGAACGCGCAATTTCTTCGCGAGTTTCGGTGACGCTGAAAGGTTCCGCCGTGGGTACCCTCCGCGCTCACGGAGGCGGCTTCGGCGTCGCCGCATGCACGCTCCGGGAGCGCGCCCCGGTGCGCGCGTCGAGCAGGGCGACCCCGCTGCGGGGGCCGCACAGCCACGCGACGACGAGCGCCTTGTCGGGGTGCCCGAGCGCCACCTCGCACGGCGCGCCGCTCTCCGCGCCGCCATCGGCCGCCCCAACCGCAGGTCGGAGGGGGACGGTCGCGCGAAAGAGCTCGCGAATGTCGGCCCCGTCCTGCCCCTTCACCTCGTACCCCACGACGCTCGCCTCGTCCCCCCGCGCGGCGTCGAGCGCGGCCAGGTAGACGACGTCCTCCACGTCGAGCACGTTGAGCGCGGTCGCGCCCGCGAACGGCACCTCCTTGCGCCACGCGACCGGGGGGCCGCCGCCGCGATCGTCCGCGCGACCCAGGCGGAGCAGCTCGCGCCGCGTCGCCACGAACAGCTCGCCGGGGGCGGCGCGCAGCGAGAAGACGCCCGCGCCTACCAACGGAGACGAGAGGTCGACCTCCCTCCACGCTGGGCTCCCCGGTCCGACCACGCCCTTCGCGAGCGGCGGGTCGACGAGGAGCAGGCGCTCGGCGCCGCCCGGGCCGGCCGTCGTGAACACCACGAAGTGGCCATCGGCGACCTGGCCTCCCTGGCCTCCCTGGGCGCCGCGCTCCGCGGCGTCGCGTGGGAGCATCACACGGAAGGCCTCCTCGCCGGTCTTTCCGCGGTGCGCGACCGCCAGGCCCGCGCCGCGCCCGCTCGGCCCCACCGCGAACGCGAGATCTCCCGGGAGCGCGATCAGCGACGTCGCGTGGGTCCGCTGCGCCCAGGTCGGCCTGCCGGTCTGGCGATCGAGCGCCTGGAGGCGACCGCCCTCGAGGGCGATCGCGACGTGCGCGAACACGACGCCCGCGCGAGCGCCCGCGCGCCCTGAAGGTCCCGCGCGTCCCGTGTGCCCCGCGTCGCTCGCCGCCCCGAGCGGGACGCGGAAGGTCTCCGCGTCGCCCTCACGCAATACGGCCGCTCCCGACTCGACCTCGAGCCGCGCGAACGGGGGAGCGACGCGCCACACCTCTCCAGTCGCGGGGTTCGCGCGGTGGGTGCGGCAGTCGAGCGGCTCCGGAACGAGCCGCGGGCCGGCGTCGCTCGGCGCGGGGCTGGGCGGCGGCGGGCGCTCTCGGCAGCTCACGAGCGCGAACGCGAGCGCGAACGCGAGCGCGAACGCGACGACCACACCTTCGCGGCGAGCGCGGGCACCGGCGCCGAGGGTTCGCATCGTGCGACGGTACCCACGGCGAGCGACGGGACGCAACGCGGGCGCGCTCGGCCTTCCCGCGGGGCAAGCTGTGGAGAACCGCTGAACAAGCTCCGCAGCGCCTCGGGCCAACCTGTGTTCAAGCGAGGCGTCGGTTCAGTACCGAAGGATTTCATGGACCTCGGCCCTCGGCGGCACGAACCTACCGCATGGAGTATCCATTGGGCTTGCGCGGCCCCACATCTAGGGGCTAAGAACACTGCGGGCCGCAGCCACGGCGGGCCCGAGCGCACGGGCCCAGCGGTCCGTGGCCGGGCTCGCCTCGCGCCGAACCGCCGAAACGCGGGCTCGGATGTGCAGGCTTTTGCGAGCTCAGACTGAACATACGGACAGAGCACACCTGATCCCTCCTGAACACGGCGGCGAGCTAAGGTACTGGGACATCAGGGGAAATCGATCCGGCCGGGACACGGCCGGTGCGCGCGGGAAGGACGAAGGGGCATGGCACAATCGACGAACGGCGGCGGGGTGGGAGCACGTGGGTTCATCGCGGCGGGCAGCGCCGGGAGCGCGGGGAAAGGGCGAGGCGCCTCGAAGTCCTCGACGACGCGCGAGGCGCCGGCCAAGGGCGGCATGCGTGATCCGCGCGGTGGCGCCGCGGCGCGCAAGGCGCGCGGCCTGACGTTCGCCCGCGCGCACACTCGCCCGGGCGTCGATCCGCTCCGCGCCGGCGCCCCGGGTCCCGGCGGCGCGCCGCTCGTCTACGAGCGCCGCTCGTCGATCATCACGAACCCCGACGGCTCCATCGTCTTCAAGATGGAGGGCGCGGAGATCCCGTCCACGTGGAGCCAGCTCGCCACCGACATCGTCATCTCGAAGTACTTCCGTAAGGCCGGCCTCCACGGCAAGAAGGAAGAGGGCGAGCGCAGCGTTCGGCAGGTGGTCCACCGCATCGCGCACACCATCCGCGACGCGGGCGAAGGCTTCGGCGGCTACTTCGCGACGAAGGCCGACGCCGACGCCTTCGAGGCCGAGCTCGCCTACCTGCTCGTGCACCAGCACGGCGCCTTCAACTCGCCCGTGTGGTTCAACTGCGGCCTCTTCCACGAGTACGGCATCGTCGGCTCGGGCGGCAGCTGGGCGTGGGACGTGAACAGCGATCCGCGCACCAACGCCACCCTCGAGAGCGCCAACGCCTACGAGCGGCCGCAGTGCTCGGCGTGCTTCATCCAGTCGGTCGACGACGACCTGATGAGCATCTACGACCTCGTGAAGACCGAGGCGCGCCTCTTCAAGTACGGCTCGGGCACCGGCACGAACTTCAGCGCCATCCGCGGCCGCCAGGAGAAGCTCTCCGGCGGCGGCACGTCGAGCGGCCTCATGAGCTTCCTCGAGGTGTTCGACCGCGCGGCGGGCGCCACCAAGAGCGGCGGCACCACGCGGCGCGCGGCCAAGATGGTCTGCCTCGACATGGACCACCCGGAAATCGTCGACTTCATCAACTGGAAGGTGCGCGAAGAGAAGAAGGCACACGCCCTCATCGCCGGCGGATACTCCAGTGATTTCAACGGCGAAGCGTACCACACCATCAGCGGTCAGAACTCGAACAACTCGATCCGCGTGACCGACGAGTTCATGAAGGCGGCGCTGGCGGGCGGCACCTGGCAGACCATCATGCGCACCACCGGCGAGGTCTGCGAGACCCTCGACGCGAAGGACGTGTGGCGCCAGGTCGCCGAGGCGGCGTGGGGCTGCGCTGACCCCGGCGTGCAGTACGACACCACGATCAACCGCTGGCACACCTGCCCGAACAGCGGAAAGATCCGCGGCTCGAACCCGTGCTCCGAGTACATGTTCCTCGACGACACGGCCTGCAACCTCGCGAGCATCAACCTCACGAAGTTCCTCCGCGACGAGGGCCACGAGGGCGGCTGGTTCGACGTGGAGGCGTTCCGCCGGGCATGCCGCACGTTCTTCGTCGCGCAGGAGATCCTCGTCGACCTGTCGTCGTACCCCACGAAGCAGATCGCGGAGAACAGCCACGACTACCGCCCGCTCGGCCTCGGGTACGCCAACCTCGGCTCCATGCTCATGCAGATGGGCGTGCCCTACGACTCCGACGAGGGGCGCGCGATCTCCGGCGCCATCACGTCAATCATGTGCGGTCAGGCGTTCGCCACCAGCGCGGAGATGGCGCAATCGAAGGCCCCGTTCAACGGGTTCGCCGCGAACCGCGAGCCCATGCTCCGCGTGATGGGCATGCACCGCGAGGCGGCCTACCAGATCCACCGCGAGCACTGCCCCGCCCCGCTCTACCGCGCGGCGTGCGAAGACTGGGACCGCGCCGTGAAGCTCGGCGAGGCCCACGGCTACCGCAACTCGCAGGCGACGGTGCTCGCGCCCACGGGCACGATCGGCCTGCTGATGGACTGCGACACGACGGGCGTCGAGCCCGACTTCGCGCTCGTGAAGTTCAAGAAGCTCGCCGGCGGCGGCTACTTCAAGATCGTCAACCAGTCGGTGCCGGCCGCGCTCCGCAAGCTCGGCTACTCCGAGCGCGAGGCCCAGGAGATCGTCGCCTACATCTCGGGCACGAACACCCTGCTCGGCGCGCCGCACATCAACCGACGCACCCTGAAGGAGCGCGGCCTCACCGACGCCGATCTGGCGAAGGCCGAGGCGGCCCTGCCGGGCGTGTTCGACCTCGACTTCGCCTTCGGCTCGTGGGTCCTCGGAGAGGAGACCTACGAGCGCCTCGGCCTCGCGAAGGAGCAGCGCGGCAAGCGCTCGTTCCTCGAGCAGCTCGGCTTCACCAAGACCCAGATCGAGGAGGCCAACGAGGAGATCATCGGCCGCATGACGATCGAGGGCGCGCCCTACCTGAAGCCGGCCCACTACCCAGTGTTCGACTGCGCGAACCGCTGCGGCAAGACCGGCGAGCGCTTCCTCGCGCCGATGTCGCACATCAAGATGATGGCCGCCGTACAGCCCTTCCTCTCGGGCGCCATCAGCAAGACGGTGAACCTCCCGAACGACGCCTCCGTCGACGACGTCGCGCGCGTCTACGAAGAGGGCTGGCGCCTCGGCCTGAAGGCGGTCGCCCTCTACCGCGACGGCTGCAAGGCCTCGCAGCCGCTGTCGACCTCGAGCAAGGAGAGCAAGGACGACGCGCTCGAGGCGAAGAAGGCCGCGCAGGCCGCCGAGACCCTCACGCCGATCCCCCGCACCTCGGCCCCGCAAGAGGCGACGCAGCTCGCGCTCCCCATGAAGGGGCGGCCCGAGGGCCTCCGCGTTCGGCTCCCCAAGAAGCGTGTAGGCTTCACGCAAGAGGCGCGGGTCGGTGGCCACAAGATCTTCCTCCGCACGGGCCAGTACGAAGACGGCACGCTCGGCGAGATCTTCATCGACATGCACAAGGAGGGCGCCGCCTTCCGCTCGCTCATGAACTGCTTCGCCATGAGCGTCTCGGTGGGCCTCCAGTACGGCGTGCCGCTCGAGACCTACGTGAACCAGTTCACCTTCACGCGCTTCGAGCCCCAGGGCCAAGTCGAAGGCCACCCGTACATCAAGCTGTCCACCAGCATCGTCGACTACCTGTTCCGGGTGCTCGGCGTGGAGTACCTCGGCCGCTACGACCTCGCGCACGTGAAGCCCGAGGGCGATCCGACCCAGCACGTCGGCTTCGTGGGCGGCGGCCTCGCGGAGGACCCGGAGACCGAGTCCCTCGCGTCGTCGCGCCTCGCCGTCGGCCGCAGCGCCGCGATGTCGGAGACCCTCGAGCAGCGGCTCCCCGGCCGGAACGACGAGGGGGCCGCGCAGGCCTCGCCGCTCGACGCGCAGCTCGACGCGATGATGGGCGACGCGCCCGTCTGCGACGTGTGCGGCCACATCACGGTGCGCAACGGCGCTTGCTACAAGTGCCTCAACTGCGGCAACTCGATGGGCTGCTCCTGAGCCGCTGAGCCTCGCACGGACCGACTCCGGCTTCGCCGGAGGGCTCGAAGGCCTCGCGCTCACCAGGCGCGGGGCCTTCGCGCGTCCCGCGGGTGAGCGCACGCCTCGTGGGCCTGCCGGTGGGCATGACCGCGCCGCGCGCGAGCGAGCGGGCGCGGCGAAGCGGTCGGCGCGGATCAGGGGCAGACGAACGAGCCGACGACCATCTTCGTGGCCGCGTTGTAGTACTTGTCGGTCGAGAAGAACGTAGGCGAGCCCGTGCCCTTCGGAACGCACCACACCTCGATGTCGGCCGGTGACTCGCCTGCCTCGTCGAACTCGAGCGGGCTCGACGCCCCGTTCAGATCGAACTCGCCGCCCGCGCGCACGAAGCGCCCCGCGACGTCGATCCCCGCCGGTCCCACCTCGACGACCGACGCCGGCACGACACGCGTGGCCTTCCGGATGCCGGCGGCCACGCTCGCGCCGGTGGGCGAACCGCCGGTCGTGTAGCCGAGGCCGTAGAGCAGGAGGTACGCCGCGTCGTACGCCCCCGCGGTGCCGAAGGTCGTCGCGGCCGACGCCTCCCCCGGGAAGCGCGCGTTGTACCGGAGGATGAACT comes from the Myxococcales bacterium genome and includes:
- a CDS encoding YhbY family RNA-binding protein is translated as MPKQERAERPRKKPVRRNKPKKPEDTKVPAFDPTTGPALRGLRALGHALDPVLVIGKDGLSDGVADACKAALLRHELIKVKVLAEAPVDRKEVAAELAALTASTLAQVLGRTFLLYKRHPTKPRVRVDI
- a CDS encoding D-alanyl-D-alanine carboxypeptidase, with the translated sequence MRFATCLLVSLLAGSVACSAELSGDPGDSSDPSGESLEGLTAEDAEVRAERILREANARRTDFEPEENATRAAASEGSATAGGPLPLAPAQMGQVGLRTLTDDARAALGLGTWGFRFVVVPVGASAPRRVLSESGTSTKLMGASTFKMFTAWTAFKTGSTGHNTLTLMLRASKNPLANLAMCQNGEKLRGYDAPCVARTNATTSMRFKDAIPATRAHLVAENVAFSSLFTQRDGSGLDPANVLTVDDLTSLLDDINTDAKRSEFLNMLAQPGVASTLETRFPGLEGKLFAKTGTYFEDGGGVKSLAGMVDLGGGSTLLFVVVGNGVGDPKKALDRIETVVRLNIAAASPQ
- a CDS encoding twin-arginine translocation signal domain-containing protein, giving the protein MSARNPTRRGFLKGVLALGGVAAGARLGGPLLPSAHAAGETSHLVFIFLPGGFNAALGGAAMPFVTGNKFGLTSTNIQVIGNGVTCDRATMGTLPAFAHQHWFALGARHGVSSHTTPDNSNGGGERAMTRRGTGSYLTQLAAAMGGDSALKAVHLGDYPAYRTQPAAGAVSLQRVTDLASAIRALGAGVADPTAPDRAIAGAGLGSSQAISQTQINANPRSLLSVNEAYQAGIAALNKPAPPPVTFPEISTAYGLNGATTVQSLASQLAGAEVMIRAAQSNVISVFDQGFVGWDFHQVSGGVSQNMLFSRNRLLGAGSFDDRMTPLRTFMTRMLNLPDRNVVVAITGDFVRVPNGDHGDGVVTAVFGKNVKQGTSFLCDGNARFNPNTPNVDAHWAALAAAVKCPGTPFGPNPHALLL
- a CDS encoding vitamin B12-dependent ribonucleotide reductase; translation: MRDPRGGAAARKARGLTFARAHTRPGVDPLRAGAPGPGGAPLVYERRSSIITNPDGSIVFKMEGAEIPSTWSQLATDIVISKYFRKAGLHGKKEEGERSVRQVVHRIAHTIRDAGEGFGGYFATKADADAFEAELAYLLVHQHGAFNSPVWFNCGLFHEYGIVGSGGSWAWDVNSDPRTNATLESANAYERPQCSACFIQSVDDDLMSIYDLVKTEARLFKYGSGTGTNFSAIRGRQEKLSGGGTSSGLMSFLEVFDRAAGATKSGGTTRRAAKMVCLDMDHPEIVDFINWKVREEKKAHALIAGGYSSDFNGEAYHTISGQNSNNSIRVTDEFMKAALAGGTWQTIMRTTGEVCETLDAKDVWRQVAEAAWGCADPGVQYDTTINRWHTCPNSGKIRGSNPCSEYMFLDDTACNLASINLTKFLRDEGHEGGWFDVEAFRRACRTFFVAQEILVDLSSYPTKQIAENSHDYRPLGLGYANLGSMLMQMGVPYDSDEGRAISGAITSIMCGQAFATSAEMAQSKAPFNGFAANREPMLRVMGMHREAAYQIHREHCPAPLYRAACEDWDRAVKLGEAHGYRNSQATVLAPTGTIGLLMDCDTTGVEPDFALVKFKKLAGGGYFKIVNQSVPAALRKLGYSEREAQEIVAYISGTNTLLGAPHINRRTLKERGLTDADLAKAEAALPGVFDLDFAFGSWVLGEETYERLGLAKEQRGKRSFLEQLGFTKTQIEEANEEIIGRMTIEGAPYLKPAHYPVFDCANRCGKTGERFLAPMSHIKMMAAVQPFLSGAISKTVNLPNDASVDDVARVYEEGWRLGLKAVALYRDGCKASQPLSTSSKESKDDALEAKKAAQAAETLTPIPRTSAPQEATQLALPMKGRPEGLRVRLPKKRVGFTQEARVGGHKIFLRTGQYEDGTLGEIFIDMHKEGAAFRSLMNCFAMSVSVGLQYGVPLETYVNQFTFTRFEPQGQVEGHPYIKLSTSIVDYLFRVLGVEYLGRYDLAHVKPEGDPTQHVGFVGGGLAEDPETESLASSRLAVGRSAAMSETLEQRLPGRNDEGAAQASPLDAQLDAMMGDAPVCDVCGHITVRNGACYKCLNCGNSMGCS